Proteins found in one Amycolatopsis aidingensis genomic segment:
- a CDS encoding GntR family transcriptional regulator: MRAPVNTAASGSAPSLAEQAYLAIRDRLVMLEIPPGSPINEDRLSGELEFGRTPVREALKRLEKERLVVAFPRRGTFATDVHISDLAYISEVRRTIEPMSAAAAAERATAADRDTLAGLRERLAVAGETDSTAELLRMDLAAHRAVYRCVHNPFLEDTLLTYDNLATRIWGVFLPRLSGVAGHVGEHVPLLTKIIDGDSGAAAELALRHVTGFENAIRALI, translated from the coding sequence GTGAGAGCACCGGTCAACACGGCGGCATCCGGATCCGCGCCCTCGCTGGCCGAGCAGGCCTATCTGGCCATTCGGGACCGCCTGGTGATGCTGGAGATCCCGCCAGGCAGCCCGATCAACGAGGACCGGCTGAGCGGCGAGCTCGAGTTCGGGCGCACCCCCGTACGGGAGGCGCTGAAGCGGCTGGAGAAGGAACGGCTCGTGGTCGCCTTCCCCCGGCGCGGCACCTTCGCCACCGATGTGCACATCTCGGACCTGGCCTACATCTCCGAGGTCCGGCGGACCATCGAGCCGATGTCGGCCGCGGCGGCCGCCGAGCGGGCCACCGCGGCCGACCGGGACACCCTCGCCGGGCTACGCGAACGGCTGGCGGTGGCGGGGGAGACCGACAGCACCGCCGAGCTGCTCCGGATGGACCTGGCCGCGCACCGCGCCGTCTACCGCTGCGTGCACAACCCGTTCCTCGAGGACACCCTGCTCACCTACGACAACCTGGCCACCCGGATCTGGGGTGTGTTCCTGCCCCGGCTCTCCGGGGTGGCAGGCCACGTCGGCGAGCACGTCCCGCTGCTGACGAAGATCATCGACGGCGACTCCGGGGCCGCCGCCGAGCTGGCCCTGCGGCATGTCACCGGATTCGAGAACGCCATCCGCGCCCTGATCTGA
- a CDS encoding sarcosine oxidase subunit gamma, which produces MTADSAIRTGTGRSPLADWAGPLGGLAPAVHAVEQPMLTQLTLRLADPGAAAAARAALGVDLPGRPCTFTRGPLGEVEVLWMGPDEYLVLAPPGSTALAEGLRTALDDAAAAVVDVSAQRTTLALAGPLVRDVLAHGCAIDLHPAAAPTGTCVQTLLARAGVVLLVRDAERAEFGLLVRSSFAGYLAAWLLDASLEYREGQVSQ; this is translated from the coding sequence GTGACGGCTGACAGCGCGATCAGGACCGGAACCGGGCGCAGCCCGCTGGCGGACTGGGCCGGGCCGCTCGGCGGGCTCGCCCCGGCCGTGCACGCGGTCGAGCAGCCCATGCTCACCCAGCTGACCCTGCGGCTGGCCGACCCCGGCGCCGCGGCCGCGGCCCGCGCCGCCCTCGGCGTCGACCTGCCCGGCAGGCCGTGCACCTTCACCCGCGGCCCCCTCGGCGAGGTGGAGGTGCTCTGGATGGGGCCGGACGAGTACCTGGTCCTCGCCCCGCCCGGTAGCACGGCGCTGGCGGAGGGGTTGCGTACCGCGCTGGACGACGCGGCGGCCGCCGTGGTCGACGTGTCGGCGCAGCGCACCACCCTCGCCCTCGCCGGTCCGCTGGTACGGGACGTGCTGGCCCACGGCTGCGCGATCGACCTGCATCCGGCGGCCGCTCCCACCGGCACCTGCGTGCAGACCCTGCTCGCCAGGGCGGGGGTGGTGCTGCTGGTGCGCGATGCCGAGCGGGCCGAGTTCGGGCTGCTGGTCCGCTCCTCCTTCGCGGGCTACCTCGCGGCCTGGCTGCTGGACGCGAGCCTGGAGTACCGGGAGGGTCAGGTCTCCCAGTAG
- the tgmC gene encoding ATP-grasp peptide maturase system methyltransferase: MTRTATQLRAAFAEELPEGDATLGPEWKDAFATVPREIFVPRFFLHKAGGGRRAVDATDEDWLPAVYSDRTLVTQLDGDDSAWDRARHTGSAVGNPTSSSTQPTLMAWMLEALDFHDGHRVLEVGTGTGYNAALLSHRLGSAQVTTIDIDAHVVGLAQQRLAQAGYTPTVATADAAHGYLDAAPYDRILATCSWPRIPHPWIEQTRPGGLILSHLYTDLDAGAMVLLRVVDDDTATGNFLPEYGAFMTRRDFQRPDTFALLQQALRSTDQGGRSPATMPAGEITSKDFPLFAALRVPDVAVHWFQPEGATAMQTRLLSRDGSWAYQDLEDGQLIAVQSGPRRLWDEIEAAHREWSALGKPAREQFELNITPAGHSLRLGDRHTWDISA; encoded by the coding sequence GTGACCCGCACCGCAACCCAACTCCGTGCGGCCTTCGCGGAGGAGTTGCCCGAAGGCGACGCGACCCTCGGCCCCGAGTGGAAGGACGCCTTCGCGACGGTTCCTCGCGAGATCTTCGTCCCCCGCTTCTTCCTGCACAAAGCAGGCGGCGGACGACGCGCAGTCGACGCTACCGACGAGGACTGGCTACCAGCCGTGTACTCCGACCGCACACTGGTCACCCAACTCGACGGTGACGACAGCGCGTGGGACCGCGCCCGCCACACCGGAAGCGCGGTCGGCAATCCGACCAGTTCGAGCACACAGCCCACCCTCATGGCGTGGATGCTCGAAGCACTCGATTTCCACGACGGCCACCGCGTCCTCGAAGTCGGCACCGGCACCGGCTACAACGCCGCCCTTCTGAGCCACCGCCTCGGCTCGGCACAAGTCACCACCATCGACATCGACGCCCACGTAGTGGGACTCGCCCAGCAACGGCTCGCCCAGGCCGGGTACACCCCGACCGTGGCCACCGCAGACGCCGCACACGGCTACCTGGACGCAGCACCCTATGACCGCATCCTGGCCACCTGCTCATGGCCACGAATTCCGCACCCCTGGATCGAGCAAACCCGTCCAGGCGGCCTGATCCTCAGCCACCTCTACACCGACCTCGATGCCGGTGCCATGGTGCTCCTGCGCGTCGTCGACGACGACACCGCAACCGGCAACTTCCTGCCCGAATACGGCGCATTCATGACCCGCCGTGACTTCCAACGCCCCGACACCTTCGCTCTGCTCCAGCAAGCCCTCCGCTCTACCGATCAAGGCGGCCGCAGTCCGGCAACAATGCCAGCGGGTGAGATCACGTCGAAGGACTTCCCCCTGTTCGCCGCCCTACGTGTACCGGACGTCGCCGTGCACTGGTTCCAACCCGAAGGCGCCACCGCGATGCAGACGCGCCTACTGAGCCGCGACGGCTCCTGGGCCTACCAGGACCTCGAAGATGGCCAACTGATCGCCGTACAGAGCGGTCCCCGCCGACTGTGGGACGAAATCGAAGCAGCACACCGCGAATGGTCCGCACTCGGCAAACCCGCTCGTGAACAGTTCGAGTTGAACATCACGCCAGCCGGACACAGCCTCCGGCTCGGCGACCGGCACACCTGGGACATCTCCGCATAA
- a CDS encoding sarcosine oxidase subunit delta gives MQLIPCPWCGPREETEFHYGGQAHLCYPADPAELSDVDWAEYVFYRDNPAGPFPERWQHAAGCRRWFNAVRDTTSYEFHAVYRIQDERPVIP, from the coding sequence ATGCAGCTCATCCCCTGTCCCTGGTGCGGGCCACGCGAGGAAACCGAGTTCCACTACGGCGGTCAGGCCCACCTGTGCTATCCGGCCGACCCGGCCGAACTGTCCGATGTGGACTGGGCGGAGTACGTGTTCTACCGGGACAACCCTGCCGGGCCGTTCCCGGAACGCTGGCAGCATGCGGCTGGCTGCCGCCGCTGGTTCAACGCGGTACGGGACACCACCAGCTACGAGTTCCATGCCGTGTACCGCATCCAGGACGAACGGCCGGTGATCCCATGA
- a CDS encoding 2Fe-2S iron-sulfur cluster-binding protein, whose translation MSEPFRLPAGGLIDRRGTLHFTFNGRPFTGHRGDTLASALLANGVHQVGTSVRYGRPRGIMSAGTEEPTALVQVEYPYAEPMLTATTVELTEGLVARGLPGRGHLPDPPDPARYDAKHLHCAVLVIGAGPAGLAAALTAARSGARVVLLDEQDQAGGSLLGSGEYCELGPATSWAQELRTELDELPEVRVLHRSSAFGAYDDGFVLALQRRTDHLGADAPAWLARHRVWRIRARRIVLATGAHERPVVFPGNDRPGIMLAGAARTYLHRYGVLPGSRVAVFTTNDSAYSAAIELAEAGVDVPLLADTRAAVPPGLAAECAARGIEVRAGHAVTGTEGSERLTDIRIAPLGGAGRAETLPCDTLLVSGGWNPVVQLFSQRGGELRYAPELGAYLPADPPRGMAVAGAVTGEFDLTGCARQGREAGRAAALAAGFAPGADPALPVSDARPEQRPPEVRWLVPGGDTGEPDTRFVDPQRDVTVSDILRAAGAGLRSLEHVKRYTTLGTAHDQGKTSGTLAAGILAEALGADLARRRPTTFRPPHAPVPFAALAGRARGELYDPVRVTAVHPWHVAHGAEFEDVGQWKRPRYYPHAGEDMHAAVLRECRAAREGVALMDASTLGKIDVRGPDSAEFLDLLYTNMMSTLKVGRIRYGVMCGVDGMVLDDGTVTRLAPDHFLATTTTGNAAMVLDWMEEWLQTEWPRLRVFLTSVTDHWTTVALVGPRSREVLAAVAPGLETGPEFGFMTWRDAPVAGIPARICRISFSGELAYEINVNAWHGLALWEALVEAGGPEGITPYGTETMHVLRAEKGYPIIGQDTDGTVTPQDLGMSWAVSKKKADFIGKRSFTRAENLRPDRKQLVGLLPERPEVVLPEGAQIIESAHPPAPPVGMLGHVTSSYDSAALGRGFALALLRSGRERIGQTLYVPLGEEVVPVTVAESVLFDKEGARRDG comes from the coding sequence ATGAGCGAGCCGTTCCGGCTGCCTGCCGGTGGCCTGATCGACCGGCGCGGCACGCTGCACTTCACCTTCAACGGCCGCCCGTTCACCGGGCACCGCGGCGACACCCTGGCCTCGGCGCTGCTGGCGAACGGCGTGCACCAGGTCGGCACCAGCGTCCGGTACGGCCGCCCGCGCGGGATCATGTCCGCGGGCACCGAGGAACCGACCGCGCTGGTCCAGGTCGAGTATCCCTATGCCGAGCCGATGCTGACCGCGACCACGGTGGAACTGACCGAGGGGCTCGTCGCGCGCGGCCTTCCCGGCCGGGGCCACCTGCCGGACCCGCCCGACCCGGCACGCTACGACGCCAAGCACCTGCACTGTGCCGTACTGGTGATCGGCGCCGGGCCCGCCGGGCTGGCCGCCGCGCTGACCGCGGCCCGCAGCGGAGCCAGGGTGGTGCTGCTGGACGAGCAGGACCAGGCAGGCGGTTCCCTGCTCGGCTCGGGTGAGTACTGCGAGCTCGGCCCGGCCACCAGCTGGGCGCAGGAGCTGCGCACCGAGCTCGACGAGCTGCCCGAGGTGCGGGTGCTGCACCGCAGCAGCGCCTTCGGCGCCTACGACGACGGGTTCGTGCTCGCGCTGCAGCGCCGGACCGACCACCTCGGTGCCGACGCACCGGCGTGGCTGGCGCGGCACCGGGTCTGGCGGATCCGGGCGCGGCGGATCGTGCTGGCCACCGGGGCGCACGAGCGTCCGGTGGTGTTCCCCGGCAACGACCGGCCGGGGATCATGCTGGCCGGAGCCGCGCGAACCTACCTGCACCGCTACGGGGTGCTGCCCGGCAGCAGGGTCGCGGTGTTCACCACCAACGACAGCGCCTACTCCGCGGCGATCGAGCTGGCCGAGGCCGGGGTGGACGTGCCGCTGCTGGCCGACACCCGCGCGGCCGTCCCGCCGGGGCTGGCCGCGGAATGTGCCGCGCGCGGGATCGAGGTGCGAGCGGGCCACGCGGTCACCGGCACCGAGGGAAGCGAGCGGCTCACCGATATCCGGATCGCCCCGCTCGGCGGCGCCGGCCGGGCGGAGACGCTGCCCTGCGACACCCTGCTGGTCTCCGGGGGCTGGAACCCGGTCGTACAGCTGTTCAGCCAGCGCGGGGGCGAGCTGCGATACGCCCCTGAGCTCGGCGCCTACCTCCCGGCCGATCCACCACGCGGGATGGCGGTGGCCGGCGCGGTGACCGGGGAGTTCGACCTGACCGGCTGCGCAAGGCAGGGCCGGGAGGCCGGGCGCGCCGCCGCACTCGCGGCCGGCTTCGCTCCGGGGGCCGATCCCGCGCTCCCGGTCTCCGACGCCCGGCCCGAGCAGCGGCCACCCGAGGTCAGGTGGCTGGTGCCGGGCGGGGACACCGGCGAGCCGGACACCCGGTTCGTCGACCCGCAGCGGGACGTCACGGTGTCCGACATCCTGCGGGCCGCCGGGGCGGGGCTGCGCTCGCTGGAGCACGTCAAGCGCTACACCACCTTGGGCACCGCGCACGACCAGGGCAAGACCTCCGGGACGCTGGCGGCCGGCATCCTCGCCGAGGCACTGGGCGCCGACCTGGCCCGGCGGCGGCCGACCACCTTCCGCCCGCCGCACGCTCCGGTGCCGTTCGCCGCGCTGGCAGGCCGGGCCCGCGGCGAGCTGTACGACCCGGTGCGGGTCACCGCCGTGCATCCCTGGCATGTGGCGCACGGGGCCGAGTTCGAGGACGTCGGGCAGTGGAAGCGGCCGCGCTACTACCCGCACGCGGGCGAGGACATGCACGCGGCCGTGCTCCGCGAGTGCCGCGCCGCCCGCGAGGGGGTCGCGCTGATGGACGCCTCCACCCTCGGCAAGATCGACGTACGCGGCCCGGACTCCGCGGAGTTCCTTGACCTGCTCTACACCAACATGATGAGCACGCTGAAGGTCGGCAGGATCCGCTACGGGGTGATGTGCGGGGTGGACGGCATGGTGCTGGACGACGGCACCGTGACCAGGCTCGCACCGGACCACTTCCTGGCCACCACCACGACCGGTAACGCGGCCATGGTGCTGGACTGGATGGAGGAGTGGCTGCAGACCGAGTGGCCGCGGCTACGGGTGTTCCTGACCTCGGTCACCGACCACTGGACCACCGTCGCGCTGGTCGGTCCCCGCTCGAGGGAAGTGCTGGCGGCGGTGGCTCCCGGCCTGGAAACCGGGCCCGAGTTCGGCTTCATGACCTGGCGGGATGCCCCGGTGGCCGGGATACCGGCGCGGATCTGCCGGATCAGCTTCTCCGGCGAGCTGGCCTACGAGATCAACGTCAACGCCTGGCATGGGCTCGCGCTGTGGGAGGCGCTGGTCGAGGCGGGCGGGCCGGAAGGCATCACCCCGTACGGCACGGAGACCATGCATGTGCTGCGCGCAGAGAAGGGCTACCCGATCATCGGCCAGGACACCGACGGCACGGTCACCCCGCAGGACCTCGGCATGTCCTGGGCGGTGTCGAAGAAGAAGGCGGACTTCATCGGCAAGCGGTCCTTCACCAGGGCGGAGAACCTGCGGCCGGACCGCAAGCAGCTGGTCGGCCTGTTGCCGGAACGGCCCGAGGTGGTGCTGCCGGAGGGCGCGCAGATCATCGAGTCCGCGCACCCGCCCGCTCCCCCTGTGGGCATGCTCGGCCACGTCACCTCCAGCTACGACAGCGCGGCGCTGGGCCGCGGGTTCGCGCTGGCCCTGCTGCGCTCGGGGCGGGAACGGATCGGGCAGACCCTCTACGTCCCCCTCGGCGAGGAGGTCGTGCCGGTGACCGTCGCCGAGTCCGTACTGTTCGACAAGGAAGGAGCCCGCCGTGACGGCTGA
- the tgmB gene encoding ATP-grasp ribosomal peptide maturase, with protein sequence MSGVVLVVTEQFDVAADHVVAELNDRGTGVVRFDTSEFPQHLVMTARLDQDHSGTLCTTTRAVNIGDVGAVYYRRPSIYQPHPGLSEADAAWATREARFGFGGFLASLPVWLNHPADIARAEYKPVQLAAARAAGLNVPPTLLTNDAEAVRAFAKDVGPVVYKPLSGIQYKHDLGRDFIYTQPVELDQLDDAAIAATTCLFQQECPKDYEVRVTVVDGRCFAARIDAHSDRARIDWRADYDALTYRPIDVPSEVQAHIGNLLKALRLRFGALDFIVTPSGDWVWLEINPNGQWVWIADVTPRIAAAIADALEGRTTL encoded by the coding sequence ATGTCTGGTGTGGTCCTGGTCGTGACCGAACAGTTCGACGTTGCGGCCGATCATGTGGTTGCCGAACTCAACGACAGGGGCACGGGTGTCGTCCGATTCGATACGTCCGAGTTTCCGCAGCACCTTGTTATGACCGCACGGCTCGACCAGGACCACTCTGGCACACTCTGCACTACCACTCGTGCCGTCAACATTGGTGACGTGGGCGCCGTGTACTACCGGCGCCCGTCGATCTACCAACCGCACCCTGGGCTGAGCGAGGCTGACGCGGCGTGGGCGACGCGCGAGGCGCGGTTCGGCTTCGGTGGGTTCCTGGCTTCATTGCCCGTCTGGCTGAACCACCCGGCCGACATCGCGCGGGCCGAGTACAAGCCGGTCCAGCTCGCGGCGGCGCGCGCTGCTGGTCTCAACGTCCCGCCGACCCTGCTGACCAACGACGCCGAGGCCGTGCGTGCCTTCGCAAAGGATGTCGGGCCAGTCGTGTACAAGCCGCTCTCGGGTATCCAGTACAAGCACGACCTGGGACGGGACTTCATCTACACGCAACCCGTGGAACTCGACCAGCTCGACGATGCGGCGATTGCCGCGACAACGTGCTTGTTCCAGCAGGAATGCCCCAAGGACTACGAGGTGCGGGTCACCGTCGTGGACGGCCGGTGCTTCGCCGCCCGTATCGACGCCCATTCCGACCGTGCCCGCATCGACTGGCGAGCCGACTACGACGCTCTGACCTACCGGCCGATAGACGTTCCGAGTGAGGTCCAAGCACACATCGGAAACTTGCTGAAAGCGCTCCGGTTGAGGTTCGGCGCACTCGACTTCATCGTCACCCCATCGGGCGACTGGGTCTGGCTCGAAATCAACCCGAACGGACAGTGGGTGTGGATCGCCGACGTTACCCCCCGCATCGCGGCCGCGATCGCTGACGCACTCGAAGGAAGGACCACACTGTGA
- a CDS encoding sarcosine oxidase subunit beta family protein — MAPHPDAPPPGAHLPEHPDFLWSNPEPARGYDVLVVGGGGHGLATAYHLARTQDVRNVAVLEKGWLAGGNMARNTTIIRSNYLWDESARIYEHALRLWENLERELDYPILFDQRGVLNLAHSLQDVRDGVRRVHANRLNGIDAEWLEPAEIKDVCPILNLSPDIRYPVLGASYQPRAGIAKHDHVAWGYARAAASLGVDLIQNCEVTGIRTSGGRVRGVRTTRGDIAADRVALCAAGHSSALAGMVGLRLPIASHPLQAMVSELLEPVHPTVVMSGAVHVYVSQAHKGELVLGAGIDSYNGYGQRGSFHVIERQLAAALELFPIFARAHLLRTWAGIVDVSPDASPIVGHTPVGGLYLNCGWGTGGFKVTPGLGDCFAHTVARDEPHPYLAPFSLERFTTGALVDEHGAAAVAH; from the coding sequence ATGGCACCGCATCCGGACGCGCCCCCGCCTGGCGCGCATCTTCCGGAACACCCCGACTTCCTCTGGAGCAACCCCGAGCCCGCGCGCGGCTACGACGTACTCGTCGTCGGCGGCGGCGGGCACGGGCTGGCCACCGCCTACCACCTCGCCAGGACGCAGGACGTCCGGAACGTCGCCGTGCTGGAGAAGGGCTGGCTGGCAGGCGGGAACATGGCCCGCAACACCACGATCATCCGGTCCAACTACCTGTGGGACGAAAGCGCCCGGATCTACGAGCACGCGCTGCGGCTCTGGGAGAACCTGGAGCGGGAACTGGACTACCCCATCCTGTTCGACCAGCGGGGCGTGCTGAACCTGGCGCACAGCCTGCAGGACGTGCGGGACGGCGTGCGGCGGGTGCACGCCAACCGGCTGAACGGCATCGACGCCGAATGGCTGGAACCCGCCGAGATCAAGGACGTCTGCCCGATCCTGAACCTCTCCCCCGACATCCGCTACCCGGTGCTCGGCGCCAGCTACCAGCCACGGGCGGGTATCGCCAAGCACGACCACGTCGCCTGGGGCTACGCCCGCGCCGCGGCGAGCCTCGGCGTGGACCTGATCCAGAACTGCGAGGTCACCGGCATCCGGACCAGCGGCGGCCGGGTGCGGGGAGTCCGCACCACCCGCGGGGACATCGCCGCGGACAGGGTGGCGCTCTGCGCGGCAGGCCACTCCTCGGCGCTGGCCGGCATGGTGGGGCTGCGACTGCCGATCGCATCGCATCCGTTGCAGGCGATGGTCTCGGAACTGCTGGAGCCGGTGCACCCGACGGTGGTCATGTCCGGCGCGGTGCACGTCTACGTGTCCCAGGCGCACAAGGGCGAGCTCGTGCTCGGCGCCGGGATCGACAGCTACAACGGGTACGGGCAGCGTGGTTCCTTCCACGTGATCGAGCGCCAGCTGGCGGCCGCGCTCGAGCTGTTCCCGATCTTCGCCAGGGCCCACCTGTTGCGCACCTGGGCAGGGATCGTGGACGTCAGCCCGGACGCCTCGCCGATCGTCGGGCACACCCCGGTCGGCGGGCTGTACCTCAACTGTGGGTGGGGCACCGGGGGCTTCAAGGTCACCCCCGGGCTCGGCGACTGTTTCGCGCACACTGTCGCGCGGGACGAGCCCCATCCGTACCTCGCACCGTTCTCCCTCGAACGGTTCACCACCGGCGCCCTTGTCGACGAGCACGGCGCCGCCGCCGTCGCGCACTGA
- the tgmA gene encoding putative ATP-grasp-modified RiPP: MGVHSVFPLGDYKGPSMDRAGSPARPFGLRFAVRPVPSSSVPAADFSNWAYDPKRQIAVVTEDGISIEAAKHSTGPTQTPTNTEDGTRFERDEDVTED, encoded by the coding sequence GTGGGTGTGCACAGTGTGTTCCCGCTCGGGGACTACAAAGGGCCGAGCATGGATCGCGCAGGCTCCCCGGCCCGGCCGTTCGGACTCCGGTTCGCCGTGCGCCCGGTGCCCTCGTCGTCGGTGCCCGCCGCCGACTTCTCGAACTGGGCCTACGACCCGAAGCGCCAAATTGCCGTGGTGACCGAGGACGGCATCAGCATCGAGGCGGCCAAGCACTCGACGGGGCCGACGCAGACGCCGACCAACACTGAGGATGGGACCCGGTTCGAACGCGACGAGGACGTGACGGAGGACTGA
- a CDS encoding helix-turn-helix domain-containing protein — MTTPTKATAERVRFTGPERTELAEELKRRYEQGDSIRTLADSCGRSCGFVHRLLTEARTTLRSRGGSRPGND; from the coding sequence ATGACCACACCAACCAAGGCTACTGCGGAGCGAGTCCGGTTCACTGGTCCGGAAAGGACGGAACTCGCCGAGGAACTGAAACGGCGATACGAGCAGGGCGACAGCATTCGCACTCTCGCGGACTCCTGTGGCCGCTCCTGCGGCTTCGTCCATCGCCTTCTCACCGAAGCCAGAACCACCCTTCGCTCCCGGGGCGGCAGCCGTCCAGGGAACGACTAG
- a CDS encoding IclR family transcriptional regulator, whose amino-acid sequence MQSVDRAVTVLELLARNGEAGITEIAGELGVHKSTVSRLVSVLEARGLVEQISERGKYVIGFGIVRLAGAATERMDLSRLGRPFCESLAAELGETVNIAIRDFDVALNISQTRGTASVTTHNWVGQRTPLHATSSGKVLLAHAPADDQDTLLSGELAQYTTRTITDPAELRSSFGLIVRDAYATSYEELELGLHAAAVAVHDQNGDVIAALSASGPAYRFTRKRVREAVGAMTSAARELSAQLGYWET is encoded by the coding sequence GTGCAATCCGTGGACCGGGCGGTCACCGTCCTGGAGCTGCTCGCCCGCAACGGCGAGGCCGGTATCACGGAAATCGCTGGTGAGCTAGGGGTGCACAAGTCGACCGTCTCGCGGCTGGTCAGTGTGCTGGAGGCGCGCGGGCTGGTCGAACAGATCAGCGAGCGCGGAAAATACGTCATCGGGTTCGGCATTGTCCGGCTCGCCGGTGCGGCCACCGAGCGAATGGACCTCTCCCGCCTGGGCAGACCGTTCTGTGAATCGTTGGCCGCCGAATTGGGCGAGACGGTGAACATCGCGATCCGTGACTTCGACGTGGCGCTCAACATCAGCCAGACGCGCGGCACCGCCTCCGTGACCACCCACAACTGGGTGGGTCAGCGCACCCCCCTGCACGCCACCTCCAGCGGCAAGGTGCTGCTGGCGCACGCCCCTGCCGACGACCAGGACACCCTGCTCTCCGGTGAGCTCGCGCAGTACACCACCCGCACGATCACCGATCCGGCGGAACTTCGTTCCTCCTTCGGGCTCATCGTGCGGGACGCCTACGCCACCAGCTACGAGGAGCTGGAGCTCGGACTGCATGCCGCCGCGGTGGCGGTGCACGACCAGAACGGCGACGTGATCGCGGCGCTGAGCGCGTCGGGGCCCGCGTACCGGTTCACCCGCAAGCGGGTACGGGAGGCCGTCGGCGCGATGACCTCGGCCGCCCGTGAGCTGTCCGCCCAGCTGGGCTACTGGGAGACCTGA